In the genome of Chryseobacterium sp. 52, the window GTAAAGCATCGTGAATTCCGATCGCTAAGTTTCTGTGAATAAGTTCCATAAATTTGCTTCGCTGTTTGAATCTGCAAAAGTACGAATTATAGTTGAGAGTTGCGAGACGTTGTGTTAGAGAGTCCGGAGTTTGAGAGTTTGAGGGTTTCGGGATGTGAGTTTCGAGATTCGAGTTTTTGATGATACAGATTTTGGAGAAGCTTCTTACTATTAGCCTTTACCTTAATCTAAGTCTCAACCTAAAATCTGTTGTCTAATATATTGATTCTTGGCTCTTGGCCCTTGGTTCTTCCGATTACTCCAAAAATCCTACCTTTGCAAAAATCAAAAATATGAGTGATACTGTACTTTGTCCGAAATGCAGCTCTGAGTTTACTTATCCGAGCGACAATATGATGATGTGTTCTCAGTGCTTCTATGAATGGAGTCCTGAAGAAACGGCTGCTGAAACAGCTAATGAAGGAAAGATTCTGGATTCAAACGGTAATGAGCTTCAGGATGGAGATTCTGTGGTCGTTATTAAGGATCTTCCTGTAAAAGGAGCTCCAAAACCGGTAAAAGCAGGAACTAAAGTTAAAAATATCCGCCTGAGACCGGACAGTGATCATAATATCGACTGTAAAATTGACGGTTTCGGTTCTATGGCTTTGAAATCAGAATTTGTAAAGAAAGCGTAGTAGCTTCAGGCGAAATAGCCTAAAAAAAAAGGAAAAGATTGGACAGTGTAATCTTTCAAAGACTTAATTGCAGGGAGGTGCTAATGTCCGTCTTAAGGCAGAAAGAGAATTAACCAAAAATTTCCTTATGCTGTGGGAATACAAATGTAAGAAAAAGTTTTAAACGGCTTCTTAGATTTGTGTTTTTTTTATCCACATATTAACAATAAGTATAAGGAAATGTATGAGTTATGACTTGTGAATGGTCCATGGGAAGTGTGCTG includes:
- a CDS encoding zinc ribbon domain-containing protein YjdM, which encodes MSDTVLCPKCSSEFTYPSDNMMMCSQCFYEWSPEETAAETANEGKILDSNGNELQDGDSVVVIKDLPVKGAPKPVKAGTKVKNIRLRPDSDHNIDCKIDGFGSMALKSEFVKKA